A genome region from Bradyrhizobium sp. WSM1417 includes the following:
- a CDS encoding DNA polymerase IV, with protein MTSLETAGPRCFCRDCSADLDMGVRRCSACGSPRLARHRALASLTIAHIDCDAFYATVEKRDNPDIADRPVIIGGGKRGVVSAACYIARTYGVRSAMPMYKALEACPHAAVIPPNMTKYVRVGREVRQAMQALSPLVEPLSIDEAFLDLSGTERVHGMIPAKVLARFARNIERDLGISVSVGLSCNKFLAKIASDLDKPRGFAALDQEEARLMLAEKPVGFIFGVGPATQERLVQRGFRIIADLQKADEIEMMRQFPSDGRRLWRLARGIDDRRVEPDRGAKTISSETTFETDIRDFATLEKILWRLCEKTSSRLKSSELAGLTVTLKLKTADFRQRTRSQSITAPTQLAAKIFSICREMLAKEIDGTAFRLMGAGVSALREGSVADDTDMLDRRAAHAERAVDSLRKKFGSAAVIRGIAYEGPEKAQE; from the coding sequence GTGACCTCCCTGGAGACGGCCGGGCCCCGCTGCTTCTGCCGGGATTGTTCGGCCGATCTGGATATGGGCGTGCGGCGCTGTTCCGCCTGCGGTTCCCCCCGCCTCGCCCGCCACCGCGCGCTCGCAAGCCTGACCATCGCCCATATCGACTGCGACGCCTTCTACGCGACCGTCGAGAAGCGCGACAATCCCGACATCGCCGACAGGCCCGTCATCATCGGCGGGGGCAAGCGCGGCGTGGTGTCGGCCGCCTGCTACATCGCGCGGACCTACGGCGTGCGCTCGGCCATGCCGATGTACAAGGCGCTGGAAGCCTGCCCGCATGCAGCCGTGATCCCGCCGAACATGACGAAATATGTCCGGGTTGGGCGCGAGGTGCGCCAGGCCATGCAGGCGCTGTCGCCGCTGGTCGAGCCGCTCTCGATCGACGAGGCCTTCCTCGATCTCTCCGGCACCGAGCGGGTGCACGGTATGATTCCGGCCAAGGTGCTGGCGCGGTTCGCACGCAACATCGAGCGCGACCTCGGCATCAGCGTCTCGGTCGGCCTCTCCTGCAACAAGTTCCTGGCGAAGATCGCCTCCGACCTGGACAAGCCGCGCGGGTTTGCTGCGCTCGACCAGGAGGAAGCGCGCTTGATGCTGGCGGAGAAGCCGGTCGGTTTCATTTTCGGCGTCGGACCCGCGACGCAGGAGCGTCTGGTGCAACGCGGCTTCCGCATCATCGCGGACCTGCAGAAGGCCGACGAGATCGAGATGATGCGGCAGTTTCCGAGTGACGGCCGCAGGCTGTGGCGACTCGCGCGCGGCATCGACGACCGCCGCGTCGAGCCCGATCGGGGCGCCAAGACGATTTCGAGCGAGACCACGTTCGAGACCGACATCCGGGATTTTGCGACGCTGGAGAAGATCCTGTGGCGGCTGTGCGAGAAGACGTCGTCTCGCCTCAAGAGCAGCGAGCTCGCCGGCCTGACCGTCACGCTGAAGCTGAAGACCGCTGATTTCCGCCAGCGCACGCGCTCGCAGTCGATCACGGCCCCGACGCAGCTTGCCGCAAAGATCTTCTCGATCTGCCGCGAGATGCTGGCGAAAGAGATCGACGGCACAGCCTTTCGCCTGATGGGCGCCGGCGTCAGCGCATTGCGCGAGGGTTCAGTCGCCGACGACACCGACATGCTCGACCGCCGTGCCGCCCACGCCGAGCGCGCGGTGGACAGCTTGCGCAAGAAATTCGGCAGCGCCGCAGTGATCCGTGGCATCGCGTATGAGGGGCCGGAAAAGGCGCAGGAGTGA
- a CDS encoding TetR/AcrR family transcriptional regulator, with product MAPPPAPQTMKERILETADKLFYLQGIRAIGVDTIAAEIGISKRTLYNHFPSKDALIAAYLERRFVQPRPSDKPAAEQILATFDSLERRFAAKDFRGCPFVNAVAELGPADRAVKKIAIAFKESRRIWFRDRLNDLGVANAEALATQLVLLVDGSIAQDLVRDDPAMARAAKDAATVLLRNAGVDVGDEAAVKSGKRPARHP from the coding sequence ATGGCTCCCCCGCCCGCCCCACAGACGATGAAAGAGCGGATCCTCGAGACCGCCGACAAGTTGTTCTATCTGCAGGGCATTCGCGCCATCGGTGTCGACACCATCGCGGCCGAGATCGGCATCTCCAAACGCACGCTCTACAACCACTTCCCCTCCAAGGACGCGCTGATCGCGGCCTATCTGGAGCGCCGCTTCGTGCAGCCACGCCCCTCGGACAAGCCCGCGGCCGAGCAGATCCTCGCAACATTCGATTCGCTGGAACGCCGCTTCGCCGCAAAAGATTTTCGCGGCTGTCCGTTCGTGAATGCGGTCGCCGAGCTTGGCCCGGCGGATCGCGCCGTGAAGAAGATCGCCATCGCCTTCAAGGAAAGCCGCCGCATCTGGTTTCGCGACCGCCTCAACGATCTCGGCGTTGCGAACGCGGAAGCGCTCGCAACGCAGCTCGTGCTGCTGGTCGACGGCTCGATCGCGCAGGACCTCGTCCGCGACGATCCCGCAATGGCCCGCGCCGCGAAGGACGCGGCGACGGTGTTACTCCGGAATGCGGGGGTGGATGTGGGAGATGAGGCTGCGGTGAAGTCAGGCAAGCGGCCGGCCCGGCATCCCTGA
- a CDS encoding DUF6789 family protein: MPSDNRIWKAVVAGLCGSIAHSLLMYFKSWVGLLPSFQPYESFQTTLSHVTGTAIHPVVPWLLSFLNGSTFVSLAFGHLYRWLPGNIGAIKGLAYGVLGWATMGLVFFPMIGLGLFGVQAGLGISPALFSLAMLLTYSVILGIVYDALNS; this comes from the coding sequence ATGCCTTCAGACAACAGGATTTGGAAGGCAGTTGTTGCAGGATTGTGCGGAAGCATCGCGCATTCGCTGCTGATGTACTTCAAGTCTTGGGTTGGACTGCTTCCATCATTCCAGCCCTACGAAAGCTTCCAGACGACGCTGAGCCATGTGACCGGCACGGCAATCCATCCAGTGGTGCCGTGGCTACTTTCATTCCTGAATGGCTCAACCTTCGTCAGTCTCGCCTTTGGACATCTCTATCGATGGCTGCCAGGCAATATCGGAGCGATCAAAGGACTGGCATACGGCGTGCTCGGATGGGCGACCATGGGGTTGGTGTTCTTTCCCATGATTGGGCTTGGATTGTTCGGAGTGCAGGCTGGACTTGGCATTTCGCCAGCACTGTTCTCGCTGGCGATGCTCCTGACTTACAGCGTAATCCTGGGCATCGTTTACGACGCACTCAATTCCTGA
- a CDS encoding DUF3572 domain-containing protein: MKKPVHNPREVAEIVALQALSFVAGEPERLGLFLAETGVGPEMLRNAASDPNFLLSVLDFVMRDDATVKAFASTAELHPTNVAAARQVLGDALGDPNWERDVP, translated from the coding sequence GTGAAAAAGCCTGTTCACAACCCCCGCGAAGTCGCTGAAATCGTTGCGCTTCAGGCGCTGTCTTTCGTCGCGGGCGAGCCCGAGCGGCTGGGCCTGTTCCTGGCCGAGACAGGGGTCGGCCCGGAGATGCTGCGCAACGCCGCCTCGGACCCCAATTTCCTGCTCAGCGTGCTCGATTTCGTGATGCGCGACGACGCCACCGTGAAGGCCTTTGCCAGCACTGCGGAACTGCATCCGACCAATGTTGCCGCAGCGCGGCAGGTTCTCGGCGACGCGCTCGGCGACCCCAATTGGGAGCGCGACGTGCCGTGA
- a CDS encoding RidA family protein produces the protein MPKLDHLRPSGLHHNPAYSHVVTATGAQTIYISGQVSVDEEGRIVGEGDIAAQTTQVMQNLGHALKAAGAGYANIVKITTFVVNYKPELRPIIGKARSAFFEGMEPPASTLVGVSALAAPEWMIEIEAVAVAD, from the coding sequence ATGCCCAAGCTCGATCATCTCCGCCCCAGCGGCTTGCATCACAATCCCGCCTATTCGCATGTCGTCACCGCCACGGGGGCGCAGACGATCTACATCTCCGGCCAGGTGTCGGTGGATGAGGAGGGACGGATCGTCGGCGAGGGCGACATCGCCGCGCAGACGACGCAGGTGATGCAGAATCTCGGGCACGCGCTGAAAGCAGCCGGCGCGGGCTACGCCAACATCGTGAAGATCACGACCTTCGTCGTGAACTACAAGCCGGAGCTGCGCCCGATCATCGGCAAGGCCCGCTCGGCCTTCTTCGAAGGCATGGAGCCGCCGGCCTCTACCCTGGTCGGCGTCTCGGCGCTCGCCGCGCCGGAATGGATGATCGAGATCGAGGCGGTGGCGGTCGCGGATTGA
- a CDS encoding cell envelope integrity EipB family protein, producing MLQLFRTSLGVTALAAAALGPEGGALAANGPFLAHQALYDLSLVKSRSNSVNSARGRILYNFTGSSCEGYTSEFRQVSELDSGEGKVTLSDLRSNSWEDAGGKSYRFKIETRMNEADAGRVDGSAERDGDHINVKLKLPAPKSFTLDGKIVFPTEQIQRIIAAAKDGKSLLELSVYDGSDDGQKVYNTLTVIGQPIPAEREGSPDPSTSDEHMKSLKRWPVTVSYFDREAQQKEGEQTPVYAMAFELYENGVSRQLVLDYNDFVISGAMGKFDAKDSKPCN from the coding sequence ATGCTGCAACTTTTCCGGACTTCGCTCGGTGTGACGGCGCTCGCGGCGGCCGCTCTCGGCCCGGAAGGCGGAGCGCTGGCCGCGAACGGTCCGTTCCTCGCGCATCAGGCGCTCTATGATTTGAGCCTGGTGAAATCGCGCTCCAATTCGGTCAACAGCGCGCGCGGTCGCATCCTCTACAATTTCACGGGAAGTTCGTGCGAGGGCTACACCTCCGAATTCCGCCAGGTCTCCGAGCTCGACAGCGGCGAGGGCAAGGTCACGCTCAGCGACCTCCGCTCCAATTCCTGGGAGGACGCCGGCGGTAAAAGCTACCGCTTCAAGATCGAGACGCGGATGAACGAGGCTGACGCCGGCCGGGTCGACGGTTCGGCGGAGCGCGACGGCGACCACATCAACGTCAAGCTGAAGCTGCCGGCGCCGAAGAGTTTCACGCTCGACGGCAAGATCGTGTTTCCGACCGAACAGATCCAGCGCATCATTGCCGCCGCCAAGGACGGCAAGTCGCTGCTCGAGCTCTCCGTCTATGACGGCTCCGACGATGGCCAGAAGGTCTACAACACGCTGACCGTGATCGGCCAGCCGATCCCGGCCGAGCGCGAAGGTTCGCCCGATCCGTCGACGTCAGACGAGCACATGAAGTCGCTCAAGCGCTGGCCCGTCACCGTCAGCTATTTCGACCGCGAGGCCCAGCAGAAGGAAGGCGAGCAGACGCCGGTCTACGCGATGGCGTTCGAGCTCTACGAGAACGGTGTCTCGCGCCAGCTTGTGCTCGATTACAACGACTTTGTGATTTCGGGCGCGATGGGCAAGTTCGACGCGAAGGACAGCAAGCCCTGCAATTGA
- a CDS encoding response regulator — MQDSQLLLVLIVEDEALIQEMVGEALVDGGFQTEIVSSGEDAVALLKGDPTKYRALLTDVHLAGKLTGWDVAKQAREINPEMPVVYMTGAGADQWPSHGVPNSVLLSKPFAPAQVVTAVSQLLNQVPPSH; from the coding sequence GTGCAAGATAGCCAATTGTTGCTAGTCCTCATTGTAGAGGACGAAGCTCTCATCCAAGAGATGGTGGGCGAGGCCCTCGTAGACGGTGGATTTCAGACCGAGATTGTTTCATCAGGCGAGGACGCGGTTGCCCTGCTGAAAGGCGACCCTACCAAATACCGCGCGTTGCTCACCGATGTTCATTTGGCCGGTAAGCTCACCGGCTGGGACGTTGCAAAGCAAGCCCGAGAGATCAATCCAGAGATGCCGGTGGTCTATATGACCGGCGCTGGAGCCGATCAGTGGCCCTCTCACGGCGTGCCCAATAGCGTTCTGCTGAGCAAGCCCTTCGCGCCCGCCCAGGTCGTTACGGCAGTATCGCAGCTGCTCAACCAAGTCCCACCTTCGCATTGA
- a CDS encoding RidA family protein, whose protein sequence is MAGTVEQKLAEQGIKLHEAPTPVANYVPFVRTGNLLFVSGQVCFDPAGKLIAKGKLGAGVTIEDGAAAARGCAVNLLAQVKAALGDLDKVVRVVRLGGFINSAPDFLDGPKVLNGASDLMVAAFGDKGRHARTTVGVASLPADAAVEVEGVFEVA, encoded by the coding sequence ATGGCGGGCACGGTCGAGCAGAAGTTGGCGGAACAGGGCATCAAGCTGCACGAGGCCCCCACCCCCGTGGCCAATTATGTGCCGTTCGTGCGCACCGGTAATCTGCTGTTCGTCTCGGGTCAGGTTTGCTTCGATCCGGCCGGCAAGCTGATCGCCAAGGGCAAGCTCGGCGCCGGCGTGACCATCGAAGACGGCGCCGCGGCCGCCCGCGGCTGCGCCGTCAACCTGCTGGCCCAGGTCAAGGCGGCGCTCGGAGACCTCGACAAGGTCGTGCGCGTGGTGCGCCTCGGCGGCTTCATCAACTCGGCGCCGGACTTCCTGGACGGGCCGAAGGTCCTCAATGGCGCCTCCGACCTGATGGTCGCCGCCTTCGGTGACAAGGGCCGTCATGCCCGTACCACCGTCGGCGTCGCCTCCCTGCCCGCGGATGCGGCGGTCGAGGTCGAAGGCGTGTTTGAGGTCGCCTGA
- a CDS encoding MFS transporter — protein MPLLQVLRPTLPILIGASIMLTLSMGLRQSLGIFMQPLTHDIHLSISDFTLALAMQNLAWGFLQPLAGAMTTRYGFRPIMIAGSFMYIAGLVLMATANGLVAIMIGAGVLIGTSLACTAAAIAMSVAARAVPPTVRSTVLGIVSGAGSLGALLSAPIGQMLNEGFGWRVGLAGFVVMSVLMIPAAWYAGRVDAVPLPKPASDEIVDATALIAAKTAFGNGSFVVMTCAYLVCGMQLVFLTTHLPSYLAICGLDPMLSAQTLGMIGGFNVLGSLFFGWAGQRWNKLALLGGIYIFRSLALAWYFMLPATPASTLLFGAIMGFLWMGVGPLVAGAVAEMFGLRWQAMIQGLAFMSHQIGSFLGAYGGGVLYDALGSYTMAWRIGVALGLAGGIIQIAFALIRPSQPPAPILRTA, from the coding sequence ATGCCCCTGTTGCAGGTCCTGCGCCCGACATTGCCCATCCTGATCGGCGCCTCGATCATGCTGACGCTGAGCATGGGGCTGCGGCAGAGCCTCGGCATCTTCATGCAGCCGCTGACCCACGACATCCATCTGTCGATCTCCGACTTCACGCTGGCGCTGGCCATGCAGAACCTCGCTTGGGGCTTTCTCCAGCCGCTCGCCGGCGCGATGACCACGCGCTACGGCTTCCGTCCCATCATGATCGCAGGCTCGTTCATGTACATCGCGGGCCTGGTGCTGATGGCAACCGCGAACGGTCTCGTCGCCATCATGATCGGCGCCGGTGTGCTGATCGGCACCTCGCTCGCCTGCACCGCGGCCGCGATCGCGATGTCGGTGGCGGCGCGCGCGGTGCCCCCAACGGTGCGCTCGACCGTGCTCGGCATCGTCTCCGGTGCCGGCTCGCTCGGCGCGCTGCTGTCGGCGCCGATCGGGCAGATGCTCAACGAGGGCTTTGGCTGGCGCGTCGGGCTCGCCGGCTTCGTCGTGATGTCGGTGCTGATGATCCCGGCGGCCTGGTATGCCGGGCGCGTCGACGCGGTCCCGCTGCCGAAGCCCGCGAGTGATGAGATCGTCGATGCCACGGCCCTGATCGCGGCGAAGACCGCGTTCGGCAACGGGTCGTTCGTGGTCATGACCTGCGCTTATCTCGTCTGCGGCATGCAGCTCGTGTTCCTCACGACGCATCTGCCGTCCTATCTCGCGATCTGCGGCCTCGATCCGATGCTGAGCGCGCAGACGCTCGGCATGATTGGCGGCTTCAACGTGCTCGGCTCGCTGTTCTTCGGCTGGGCCGGTCAGCGCTGGAACAAGCTCGCGCTGCTCGGCGGAATCTACATCTTCCGCTCACTCGCGCTGGCCTGGTACTTCATGTTGCCGGCGACGCCTGCCTCGACCTTGCTGTTCGGGGCGATCATGGGCTTCTTGTGGATGGGTGTCGGCCCGCTGGTCGCGGGCGCCGTCGCCGAAATGTTCGGCCTGCGCTGGCAGGCGATGATCCAGGGCCTCGCCTTCATGAGCCACCAGATCGGCAGCTTCCTCGGCGCCTACGGAGGAGGGGTGCTCTACGACGCGCTCGGCTCCTACACCATGGCCTGGCGCATCGGCGTGGCGCTGGGATTGGCCGGCGGCATCATTCAGATCGCGTTTGCGCTGATCCGGCCGTCGCAGCCGCCGGCGCCGATATTGCGCACAGCGTAG
- the arsA gene encoding arsenical pump-driving ATPase, which yields MPQFRALTAPTPYLFFTGKGGVGKTSLACATAVGLADRGLRVLIVSTDPASNLDEMLQVTLADRPTPVPDVTGLSAMNIDPEAAAESYRKRVLEQLGPEVTAGERSTVREQLSGACTTEIAAFDEFVGLLDGDVAGFDHIIFDTAPTGHTLRLLSLPKAWTGFLKDNERGASCLGPHSGLKIQEDRFRRALQALGDSKQTTIILVTRADQGAIREAARTSGELDALNLSNQILVVNGRFHATDPNDVVAAALERDQDEALAAMPASLKKLSRDEIPLLGFDIVGVTALRALLSPSNPPSVLSSESNAEPVDLPGLDRLVDDIAQGKRGLIMVMGKGGVGKTTIAAAIAVGLAKRGHAVHLSTTDPAAHVSFVVDGVMPGLTVDRIDPRVETERYVAKILASRGRDLDAQGKALLLEDLASPCTEEVAVFHAFSHVVAEARSAFVVLDTAPTGHTLLLLDATGAYHRQMTSQLAPTGAGRIVTPLMRLQDPTHTKVILVTLPETTPVSEAASLQDDLRRAGVEPYGWVINKSLTVSGTRDPLLRLRLDKEQTQIARVQSGLAKRAFIIGWRAKPPTGVEQLRALT from the coding sequence ATGCCACAATTTCGCGCGCTGACCGCCCCAACCCCATATCTGTTTTTCACCGGAAAAGGCGGAGTCGGCAAAACCTCTCTTGCGTGCGCCACGGCCGTTGGCCTCGCGGACCGTGGACTGCGTGTTCTCATCGTCAGCACCGATCCTGCGTCGAACCTCGACGAGATGCTCCAAGTCACTTTGGCCGATCGCCCTACGCCGGTGCCTGACGTGACCGGACTTTCGGCAATGAATATTGACCCCGAAGCCGCTGCCGAGAGTTATCGCAAGAGAGTGCTTGAACAGCTTGGACCCGAGGTTACGGCTGGAGAGCGATCGACTGTGCGCGAGCAGCTCTCCGGCGCCTGCACCACCGAAATAGCCGCCTTTGACGAATTCGTCGGACTGCTGGACGGCGATGTAGCAGGGTTCGATCATATCATATTCGATACCGCTCCGACCGGCCACACGCTACGGCTCCTTAGCCTGCCAAAGGCATGGACCGGCTTTCTCAAGGACAACGAGCGGGGCGCGTCCTGTCTCGGCCCGCATTCGGGTCTGAAGATCCAGGAGGACCGCTTTCGCAGGGCGCTTCAGGCCCTGGGTGATTCCAAGCAGACCACAATCATTTTGGTTACCCGCGCCGATCAGGGGGCGATCCGTGAGGCGGCCAGAACATCGGGCGAACTTGATGCGCTTAATCTCTCGAACCAGATTCTCGTGGTGAACGGGCGCTTCCACGCAACTGACCCCAATGATGTCGTCGCAGCTGCCCTAGAGCGAGATCAGGACGAGGCGCTTGCCGCCATGCCCGCGTCGCTCAAGAAGCTGTCGCGAGACGAAATTCCTTTGCTTGGCTTCGATATCGTCGGCGTGACGGCCCTGAGGGCGCTCCTTTCGCCCTCCAATCCACCATCGGTTTTATCCAGCGAGTCAAATGCAGAACCGGTCGACCTGCCGGGCCTGGACCGGTTGGTCGATGACATCGCGCAGGGCAAGCGCGGCCTCATCATGGTCATGGGCAAGGGCGGCGTCGGAAAGACGACGATCGCTGCCGCCATCGCCGTGGGGTTGGCGAAGCGGGGTCATGCCGTCCATCTCAGCACGACCGACCCCGCAGCTCACGTCAGTTTCGTCGTCGATGGCGTCATGCCAGGTCTGACCGTCGACCGGATCGACCCCCGGGTCGAGACGGAGCGGTATGTCGCGAAAATACTGGCGAGCCGTGGCCGTGACCTCGACGCGCAGGGTAAGGCTCTTCTGCTGGAGGATCTTGCTTCGCCGTGTACCGAGGAGGTCGCTGTTTTCCATGCCTTCTCGCATGTCGTTGCGGAGGCCCGGAGTGCCTTCGTGGTGCTCGATACTGCACCGACGGGCCACACACTCCTTCTGCTCGACGCGACCGGCGCCTATCACCGCCAAATGACAAGCCAACTTGCACCGACCGGTGCGGGACGCATCGTTACCCCGCTGATGAGGCTCCAGGATCCGACCCACACAAAGGTGATCCTAGTGACGCTGCCGGAGACGACGCCGGTCTCCGAGGCCGCTTCCCTTCAGGATGACTTACGGCGTGCCGGCGTCGAACCGTATGGCTGGGTCATCAACAAGAGCCTCACCGTCTCGGGCACCCGCGATCCTCTGCTGCGCCTTCGGCTCGACAAGGAGCAGACGCAGATAGCTCGCGTTCAGAGCGGGCTCGCAAAACGCGCCTTTATCATCGGCTGGCGAGCAAAGCCGCCAACCGGTGTGGAACAGCTTCGTGCTCTAACATGA
- a CDS encoding ACT domain-containing protein → MTGERDLDALLRDMKPEMRPGIFVFCTIPTSQSIPAALSPLLTFREQEGTTLVIPREQAEAAGLRYAFSSCLITLTVHSALDAVGFLAAITARLAAAGISVNAVSAFHHDHLFVPADRADEAMVLLREMSNATHL, encoded by the coding sequence ATGACAGGCGAACGCGATCTCGACGCGCTGCTGAGAGACATGAAGCCGGAGATGCGGCCGGGCATTTTCGTGTTCTGCACGATCCCGACAAGCCAGTCGATTCCCGCGGCGCTCAGCCCTTTGCTGACGTTCCGCGAGCAGGAAGGAACGACGCTCGTGATCCCACGCGAACAGGCCGAAGCGGCGGGACTACGCTACGCATTCTCATCGTGCCTGATCACCCTGACGGTTCACTCCGCACTCGATGCGGTGGGCTTTCTGGCCGCAATCACGGCACGCCTCGCCGCAGCCGGCATCAGCGTGAACGCCGTGTCGGCGTTCCACCACGATCATCTGTTTGTGCCGGCTGACAGAGCGGACGAAGCGATGGTTCTTCTGCGAGAGATGTCCAACGCGACACACTTGTAG
- a CDS encoding PleD family two-component system response regulator: protein MSARILVVDDVPANVKLLEARLSAEYFDVMTAANGTEALAICARAECDIILLDVMMPDMDGFEVCRRLKTDPATHHIPVVMVTALDSPSDRNRGLEAGADDFLTKPVSDVVLIARVRSLTRLKMMTDELRMRAITSLEIGMQAPERSAISDTGKGGRILLVDDRQSSYERLATILAAEHTIDVEPNPTEALFHAAEGNYDLLIVSLDLNNFDGLRLCSQARSLERTRHVPILAIADPENATRLLRGLEIGVNDYLLRPIDKIELLARARTQIRRRRYTDHLRDNVQNSIEMAITDALTGLHNRRYMESHLATLAEQAATRGKPLALMILDIDYFKSINDNYGHDAGDDVLREFAVRVRKSIRGIDLACRYGGEEFVIVMPETDLHVAGMVAERLRRSIAGEPFAIHKGTKRIEVTISIGLTTLEQKGEAVGDVLKRADTALYRAKHDGRNRVVSHAA, encoded by the coding sequence GTGTCCGCGCGTATTCTCGTCGTCGATGACGTCCCTGCCAACGTCAAGCTGCTCGAAGCCCGCCTGTCCGCCGAATATTTCGACGTGATGACTGCCGCGAACGGCACCGAGGCGCTGGCGATCTGCGCCCGCGCCGAATGCGACATCATCCTGCTCGACGTCATGATGCCGGACATGGACGGTTTCGAGGTCTGCCGCCGCCTCAAGACCGATCCGGCCACGCATCACATTCCCGTCGTGATGGTCACCGCGCTCGACAGCCCGTCCGACCGCAACCGCGGGCTGGAAGCCGGCGCCGACGATTTCCTGACAAAGCCCGTCTCCGACGTCGTGCTGATCGCGCGCGTGCGCTCGCTGACGCGGCTGAAGATGATGACCGACGAGCTGCGCATGCGCGCCATCACCTCGCTCGAGATCGGCATGCAGGCGCCCGAGCGCAGTGCAATCTCCGACACCGGCAAGGGCGGCCGCATCCTGCTGGTCGACGACCGCCAGTCCTCGTATGAGCGGCTGGCGACGATCCTCGCCGCCGAGCACACCATCGACGTCGAGCCGAACCCGACGGAGGCGCTGTTCCACGCCGCCGAGGGCAATTACGATCTGCTGATCGTCTCGCTCGATCTCAACAATTTCGACGGCCTTCGGCTGTGCAGCCAGGCGCGCTCGCTGGAGCGCACGCGGCATGTGCCGATCCTGGCGATCGCCGACCCCGAGAACGCGACGCGGCTGCTGCGTGGGCTTGAGATCGGCGTCAACGACTATCTGCTGCGTCCCATCGACAAGATCGAGCTGCTGGCGCGTGCCCGCACCCAGATCCGCCGCCGCCGCTACACCGACCATTTGCGCGACAACGTGCAGAACTCGATCGAGATGGCGATCACGGACGCGCTCACCGGGCTGCACAATCGCCGCTACATGGAGAGCCATCTCGCAACGCTGGCCGAGCAGGCCGCGACCCGCGGCAAGCCGCTGGCGCTGATGATCCTGGACATCGACTACTTCAAATCGATCAACGACAATTACGGCCACGACGCCGGCGACGACGTGCTGCGCGAATTCGCCGTGCGGGTGCGCAAGTCGATCCGCGGCATCGACCTTGCCTGTCGCTACGGCGGCGAGGAGTTCGTCATCGTGATGCCGGAGACTGATCTCCACGTCGCCGGCATGGTCGCCGAGCGCCTGCGCCGGTCGATCGCCGGCGAGCCCTTTGCGATCCACAAGGGCACCAAGCGCATCGAGGTCACGATCTCGATCGGCCTGACCACGCTGGAGCAGAAGGGCGAGGCGGTTGGCGACGTCCTCAAGCGCGCCGACACCGCGCTGTATCGCGCCAAGCACGACGGCCGCAATCGCGTGGTCTCGCACGCAGCGTGA
- a CDS encoding response regulator, translating to MAKTVLIVEDNELNMKLFRDLLEAHGYQTTGTSNGYEALDLVRKMRPDLVLMDIQLPQVSGLEVTRWIKDDPELRNIPVVAVTAFAMKGDEERIREGGCEAYLSKPISVGKFIETVRRFIG from the coding sequence ATGGCTAAGACCGTCCTGATCGTGGAAGACAACGAGCTCAACATGAAGCTCTTCCGCGACCTGTTGGAGGCGCACGGCTATCAGACCACCGGCACCAGCAACGGCTACGAGGCGCTCGACCTCGTTCGCAAGATGCGGCCCGACCTCGTGCTGATGGATATCCAATTGCCGCAGGTCTCGGGCCTGGAGGTGACGCGCTGGATCAAGGACGATCCGGAGCTGCGCAATATTCCCGTCGTCGCCGTCACGGCGTTCGCGATGAAGGGCGACGAAGAGCGCATCCGCGAGGGCGGCTGCGAGGCCTATTTGTCCAAGCCGATCTCGGTCGGCAAATTCATTGAGACGGTCCGACGTTTCATCGGATAG